Genomic segment of Limnothrix sp. FACHB-406:
AGGTCTGCCACTTGCCGATCCATCAGCGACACCAGGGGCGACACCACCACAGTCAAGCCCGATCGCAACAGGGCCGGCAATTGAAAGCACAAGGATTTACCGGTTCCCGTTGGCAACAGGGCCCACAGATCCCGTCCTTGCAAAATGGTTTGGATGATGTCGCCCTGGGGTCCGCGAAATCCATCGTAGCCCCACAGGGTTTGAAAGAGTGATCGCGCCCGTTGCCATTCATCCATCCCGATCGCGCCTCTGCCCCGAATGCTGCACCGTTTATCAGTGACCTAAACCGAAGCCAGGGGGCGATCAGCCGGTTTGGGATCAACTTTGCTGCACACTTCGTAGAAATTCGTGACCGGCGGTTTCAGGAAAAGGTGAGCCATTTTGGCAAAAATTGCCTCGCAAGCTTCATTGCGATTGGCATCCATATCATCAATATTGTCCCAAAAGATCACCGCAATGCCGCGATCGCTGTTGGTCTCTTGCAGCAAATAAGCCCCTTCAAAACCCTGTTTGTAGGTGGAAACTGCCGCTTCAAACAGTTGTTGAGCTTCGGCAAATTTGCCCGGCCGAAATTCCCCGATCGCCACGTAGGCATACTGATGCTTCAGGAAGTCTAGAAATTCGCTCATAACGCTCGTTGAGTCCTAACGGTGCTTGCTTAAGGCCAGCCTAACTCGATCCCTTGACGCAACTAGAAAAAGCCGGTCAAACATCACTAACTTGTAGCGAATTGAAATGCTTTGCAACCTCTCGGTTTGCTAACTTTACGAAGCCATAATCAAAGCGATACTAAAGGTCACAATAAGCCAGTTGAACGAATCGACTTTCGAGCAAATTTTTTTT
This window contains:
- a CDS encoding antibiotic biosynthesis monooxygenase gives rise to the protein MSEFLDFLKHQYAYVAIGEFRPGKFAEAQQLFEAAVSTYKQGFEGAYLLQETNSDRGIAVIFWDNIDDMDANRNEACEAIFAKMAHLFLKPPVTNFYEVCSKVDPKPADRPLASV